GTGGAGCTGTTGCTGTTGAGGCCCGTCAGCGGTCGCCAGATGAAAGAGTGGATTCTGGAAGGAAAGCGGGTAGCGCATGGCGGCGgcctgctgttgctgctgctgggatAGCGAGTCGGTGGTGGTGCCCATCTGGCTCAGCTGGCTCAGCCGGAGGCCGCCGGACATGCTGGAGCCGCCAGAGCCAGCTGACAACCTCCCACCGGCCCGCAGCTGGCTGCTCAGGCCCGACCCCAGGCCGCCACCGCCTCCGCTGCTCAGCCCTCCGAAGCTGCCCATGCCGGCGATGGAGGCCTGGGAGGAGTTGAGCATGTCCACCGACTGCAGGTTAGACACGCTGTTCATTCGGGAATCCTGGAGGTCCATCATAGATACGCTTTTATTGACACTAAGCACCTAAATAATATGGGATATGAGAGGCCAGGGCGCCCTGTATAATTTGGGTATGTTAGGTGGCCACGGATGATATGGGTGAGGGTGGTGCGGGTGTTTTTACCGCGAGGCCTGGGTATCGGAATGCCTCGTAGTATTTCCCAGGAAATACCGCTAGGATGAGTTGCGTGGTGAATCAGTGGAAAAAAGGCAGATGTCATGATAAACTACAGCCTCGGTCACACGATGGCAGATTCTGTTAAGTATGACTAACATGCACGTCATACTGACCTCACTCTGGTAAACCTAGTGGATGGGATGATGGTTCCCCGAGTCAGAGTGAAACAACTCACCTTAGGGTCGGGTTCGGTGATGTCCGAGCTGCTCGTGCAGTAGGCCGGGCTGGACCGGGCCAGGGGAGGGCGTGATACGTAAAACATGTCTTTGGAGGACGCTCGATGAGGGTGGTCACGGTCCTGAAAACTCATCTGCGAGCGGGATGGCATCACCCCTCCGGTGGAGGTAGGGGAAGGCAAGCGAGTGATATCTATAGAGCTGGAGAACAGCAGTGAGTAAGGCCACTAACAGCTGCAGATAGGAAGGACTCAAattagatgaaaacaaaaaactaaatggaaattaaagtaaaatgattCAAAACTGTAGTTAGGTACAATTTATGTTTAATTAAccactgaattaaaaacaacaacagcatttGAAACAAAAGACACTCTGTGATAAAGTGAAATCCCAAAAGCTTTGCAGAGCAGTTGCTCTGTTTTTCATGAGGACACAGACGTCTCCTACCTATTAAGATCCCTCATCATGGGATTTTGAAAGTCGGACGAGATGCCCCTGTTGAAGCTCGGCCGGGACAGcagcctgtctgcctgtctctccTGGACCCTGTCTGTCTGATGGCTGGGCTGCCTCTGGAGGTGAGGGTTACGCAGGGCCATGCTGATGTCGTTCAGGAGGCGAGGCAGCGGACCCAATTTGATTATGGCGTCCTGCGGTTAAAAGGAAGCAGTTAATGAGAAACTTCTGCAGATTTATAACAAAGCATTGTTTTAATCTAATACATGGGGTCCATTAAAATGTCGTATTTCTACTGCTCACCTGGGGATTATGACAGATCAAGTTTGAGTCATGACTTGCAGCCTCATATTGTGAAACGTTTCAGACAAGAGAACAGTGAGACATAATTGAGATTGAATTGTTGAAATTCATTGTTGAACATCAAGTAGAGCCGATATGGAGTTTTGGAGGCCGAAATCTATATCACATTTATAAATActgatattttaaaatcatgttaAAGTGCACAATATCTGgttaaatagaaaatgtgtcTAACAACATTGATttcaatacatttaataaacagCTATGAAATCATTTTGCATTTTAGAATGACACATACTAAagtaggaaaaagaaaaacgagGGATTCACGAGAACAATTTCAATTTCTGAATGAAAAAgcacataaaaaataatgaatgctAAGACGTGGTTGCATCAATGGCTAATACTGCGCGTCATGTTTGCAGTCACCTTGCTGAGCTGAGCGATGACCTCCCACAGCAGACTGTGCAGTATAGAGAGCTCCCTGCCCAGGTCGATGTATCCCTCAAAGCCGCCGGCGTTACTGACACTGTCCAGGTTGGAGATCTCAAAGAGAAACTGCTGCATGGAGCCCCACTCCATCTCTAGAAACTCATTCATGAAACCCATGTACTCCTCTTTATTGCCAAACCTGCAGGTGGGAGACACGGGAGGGAGAAGAACGGGTTAAAAGAAACAGTAAAACGCATCAGACGTCACCTGGAATCATTATCGGCGATAACGGTTGagaggaggttttgttttcctccagctccATTTGCCGAGTTGTCAAGGCTGAAACATTACAATACTTTCTGGGTGTGAAtctatgaatataaaaaatggGGCTTGTTTAAAATGCACATGAATTAAATTATTACAAATCACAATGTGAGGTATAAAGTGGCTCCAGAATAAATGACGCTGGCGTTACGCAGGGCTCTGTTATCGGCCCAGTCATTATTCACAATTTCTAGTGGTGtaagtaaaatgaaataaaactgacttgGAGAAGTTGGCCAGGTTCTGCACTACTTTAGCGATGAGGGTGAGTGTGCGTGACGTCTGCTCGTCGGGATACTCCTGCGTGAGGTTGAAGAGCGACGGGGACATGATGGCGGGACACAGGAAGCGTAGAAAGAGGGAACCGCTGATGAGGCGGTCGGCGATGTCCTCTCGACCGCGCTCGGCACAGCGCACTCTCCACGAGGCAAAAACTTCCTTTAGCTCTCGAGGGAAAACGCTGTGGAGGGAAATGAAACAGGTGATACGACACAGACTGTAGAGATTCTGTGCttccctgtgaaactgaagccTCATGAATCTTTAAAATAGCAGAGAGGCATAAACACACTCAATACAAAGGGAtcgtattatttatttatctctacGCACCAATGGGAGTTGACAATCTTGCAGAGTGCCAGCTCACAGCACATTCGGAGATTGGCCTGGTGGTCCGGGAGCACGGAGGGTGGCGTTCTCATGGGGTCCACTTCACAATTTTCCTCTGACTCGTACAAGGCCCTTATGAACTCCCCttaaaatgacatttcattAGTGACAGAAAACTGCAGACACTGCTGCGACGAGCGGCTCGGTGTtgataataaagaaaaacaactacaacaacaacaaagcatTAAGGAATACATTATGGTCCATTAAAACAAGAGCCACAAAACCAAGACCAGACTACAAACCGCCCCGCTTCTGTATTTAGAAGACAGAACtccattaaattaaacaatgtgCAACGTTTTTaccttaaaacagcagcttcaaaatgagtttgatggttcactgacttggaaccaaggagaatgtttcctctttcattcccactcctcaGCCTGAACGTCTGTTCTCGCTCTATGTAACTGATTATTATTGACAAATGCTCTGACAAATGCGTGGATCAGTTAGACAGACTTGAAGTCGTTAGAAACCCGAGTTTATCTCCGATATTCAGCGGGAAAcgtataaaatatgaagaattctaatCACAGTTCGGTTGGAttggttcaggaagccggggatcatgggtaatatccactgttCAAGTTGAGTTTCAGTTCAGAGAGAACCATTCAATTGCTCTGACACGGAGCCCAACACAATAAATCACCACTTggggctgcagagggcgctgttactcagtaaaagttacacagtgttgctttaaataaaaaatatcaaatgtaatAAATTTGTGGGAAGTCATTTTAGAAAGTAAAgaattagtttatttatttatttatttatttcttccctCTACATGAGAAGCTCTGGGATAGAATTAAAACGTTTTCTTTCAACCATAAAactgggaaataaaaaagaggaaaaatattgtttttttctttcccaacACCTCGGAGCTGCGGCTTACTTTTATAGACATCAGGTGCTGAGTgggaatacaaaataaaaaagacacgtCTGACTGAAtaagttaaataataaaattccCAAACAAACCAGactagagaaagagagaaagagagtacagagagaaaaagtttTGTCATTTCCAAAACTTCATCCTCTTTATTTGAACCCCACTGTTCCGGCTCACCTATAGCATCCTTGAGGTACTTATGTCCGATCAGTTTGAGGTACTCTTCTATGGCTTTGGTGGCCAGAGTGTTCTCTCTGAAGATAAGGTGTTCTCGGTCGATGAATCTGTCCACCTCGCACATCGCCATGTCGGAAAGGAAATCCTGCCGAAGagaaaaactgttatttttctgACAAGATCAGTTTGACATATTCGCCCAAACCTCAGAAGAGAGGATTCAGTGCTCCCGTACCTTCGCCTTTCCTGTGCTCTGCAGTATGTGCACGAGGGCGCAGGCCACTTCCTCTTTGCTCTTGACGCTCAGCACAGGCTCCAGCACAGCACACAGTGTGCGGTAGTTATTGGTGACGTACTCTGCAAACTCCTTGTACAGCTCCATGGGCAGGATGTTCATGGTCTGGAAGCGGGATTTGAGGCGTAGGGATGCGTTGATGATCTTCCCTCCTCCGACACCAGCTCCCTTGGTGAGGACGCTGGGCTGGATGACCGGGTACCACTGCTCCACAAACTGACGGCCGGTGATGCTTGAGATGGGGATGCTCACCAGTCCTAAGTATGTGCTTTTTTCCTTAaaggataaaaacacacagatatcaGTTGTGATGAGTGAAGTCAATTTAAAACGTATGTGCTGATTTAAGACCAACACTGGATCCCTGGAGTGTTTGAAGCTCGAAATGTTCAAAAtcgaaaataaaaatgatctcatCTGTAGCTTTTGTTGAAATTCTTTGTTTACGCTTCAAAACTGATAAACACATCGGGGCTAAAACTGAGATTTTTCACTGCCGATAACACAAAAGCTCCAAAATGTTTCGCATCTGCAGGAAGTTTATGGAGTTGTTGATCTATTGCATGACTCAGTGATCGCTTCATCAATTATTACGATTAATTCTGGGGTGGTTTTTTTTGGACCCACAGTCGTCTATGGATAATCATAACTGTTTGGTTTTTAGTGTTACTGCCACTCACAGCATATTTCCCAATGCTGTTGTTGGACTGATGCTCTGAAAATGAGCCAAACTGCTCATTACTGTGAAAAtgttggaggagaggaggtttTTGTTCCAGGGTTGATAAACGGCTTTGACTTCAAAATTCATTGTCGGGATTATTCGAGTGTTTTGagtcattttttttccacataaaATCACAGCTCAGATTGAAACTCGcaatgatttatattttttggcCACTTTTTACGCGCAGCTACCGTCtattttcacttattttctCTGCATGAGGTTCACAGCAAAATACACTTCCTGTACGTTTAAAGTAAAAGCAATCTCACCTTTCTGTTCACTGAGCCAATTCGATTGTTTTTATGGTTTCTGCAGGACCAGGTTGGTATCGTCCTGGGTATTAGTTGTGtataattgtgtttatttgaggAAATGCAGTGGCATGttactctgcagcagacacgcAGCAGCAGTGAGGCCCAGGCGTGACATTCACTCTCTTTTAGCTCTGCTTTTGGTCTCCACCGGCTCCTGAGGGAAACATCTGGCTGTAAAGCTGCTAAACGCTTCACCAGTTAGTCACCAGCTGAGCAGAGCGTGTTTAGTGGGATTCTACAGCGTTATctgtgaaaacagctgcctgaCATCGTGGCTGATCAACAATGAATTCAAACTGTAGTGCTTCATAGAGACTCAGGTGATAATCCTGCATCGGTTCATCGCAGTGAATGACCTCAAAATTCACGGTTCGGTGCATTTGAGTGAGTGATTTCATTCCCATAAACAAACCAAATATTACGACACTGCGTCCGCGTCAGACCTCTGCGTTACCTCAGATCTCTTTATCACCTTGCGTCTCTTTTTGTCCGTCTCCTTGTATAGATGAAGGCGAAGGTTGCGGATGGCTGGCAGGTTGTTGAATTCAAAGTGCTCGCCCCAGAACACAGTGTCGGTGCGGGGCTTGCTGGTGGTGCGCGCGTACAGCATGTCGTCCAGACACAGTTCGCAGTAGTAGCGCTTCTTGGCTGGAAGCTCGCGGGCCTCGATGATCCACAGTTTGAGCACATTGTCCACCCTCCGGCTGTTGTCCTGCGTGGAGACGGAATCGGGTCAAATAAGGTCAAGTGCGTCTAATTGCAGACTCATTAAATGGTGAACAGAGAGAAGATATGAATGAAACaactgcaaagaaaaaagaaatggaagcagagacagtgtgtgtgtgtgtgtgtgtgtgtgtgtgtgtgtgtgtgtgtgtgtgtgtgtgtgtgtgtgtgtgtgtgagtgtgtgtgtgtgtgtgtgtgaggcgaCAGCAGGGCAGCCTGCAGGAGAACAGAGTAAatgacaggaaagaaaagagaaagaaatggctGACGACATGGTGGTTGATCTCCTGTGGGCGTTGTTTGATGAATTCCTATCAACTCAGGACTTgaatgaaaagacagaagacagcaggacaaaaagaaaatatgagagCTCGGAGCAGCAGCGTGGCCAAActggtttggaaaaaaaatgtaatcaacttaaacataaaaacacacaaacggCACAATGTGCTACAAAGACAGGGGACAAACAATGGCGGTAATGTTTGTGTAGACAGCTACACTTCCTCATCATGATCACAAAGACCAAGCTATATTTGACATCCCCCATGGGAGGAGAGCGTGCCGCGTTGATTGTAGTGTGCTGTTTCAGCGGACGGGGGCTGACTCATCTCGACTGGGCTGAAAATGCCACCGTTGTTAGCCCCCCTGTTTGCTCCAGACTATTTAAGTCCTAATTTAGACGCCTTCGAAACGTGAGCATCAGCGAGATCCACGTCGCTTAAGTTCTCCGTTTGCACGCTCTCTGATAACCAGCTTCAAACACGAGACGAAATTGATTTAAAACCCCCAAAGTTTGAACGTGCCGGGCATCTGGTGGCTCAGTCTGCTATGTGCAC
This region of Paralichthys olivaceus isolate ysfri-2021 chromosome 13, ASM2471397v2, whole genome shotgun sequence genomic DNA includes:
- the syngap1b gene encoding synaptic Ras GTPase activating protein 1b isoform X17, which produces MDVSPTAPLQPFRQSSFLSRRLKGSIKRAKSQPKLDRTSSFRHMILPRFRSADQDRTRLMQSFKESHSHESLLSPSSAAEALDLTLDEDAIIKPVHSSILGQEYCFEVTTASGTKCFACRSAAERDKWIENLQRAVKPNKDNSRRVDNVLKLWIIEARELPAKKRYYCELCLDDMLYARTTSKPRTDTVFWGEHFEFNNLPAIRNLRLHLYKETDKKRRKVIKRSEEKSTYLGLVSIPISSITGRQFVEQWYPVIQPSVLTKGAGVGGGKIINASLRLKSRFQTMNILPMELYKEFAEYVTNNYRTLCAVLEPVLSVKSKEEVACALVHILQSTGKAKDFLSDMAMCEVDRFIDREHLIFRENTLATKAIEEYLKLIGHKYLKDAIGEFIRALYESEENCEVDPMRTPPSVLPDHQANLRMCCELALCKIVNSHCVFPRELKEVFASWRVRCAERGREDIADRLISGSLFLRFLCPAIMSPSLFNLTQEYPDEQTSRTLTLIAKVVQNLANFSKFGNKEEYMGFMNEFLEMEWGSMQQFLFEISNLDSVSNAGGFEGYIDLGRELSILHSLLWEVIAQLSKAASHDSNLICHNPQDAIIKLGPLPRLLNDISMALRNPHLQRQPSHQTDRVQERQADRLLSRPSFNRGISSDFQNPMMRDLNSSIDITRLPSPTSTGGVMPSRSQMSFQDRDHPHRASSKDMFYVSRPPLARSSPAYCTSSSDITEPDPKDSRMNSVSNLQSVDMLNSSQASIAGMGSFGGLSSGGGGGLGSGLSSQLRAGGRLSAGSGGSSMSGGLRLSQLSQMGTTTDSLSQQQQQQAAAMRYPLSFQNPLFHLATADGPQQQQLHHQHSRAQPPAPLLLAPEPEHSHQAYIPQFAHGGFSRSEDLSTLRTRDGHLGQPSIIHSHSYSDDYSRADYGRRQMSMHAQENLQQQQQMMGMASQTGTSHSSLATTPPTTVQPVRQSSVAPPPAQRVKSQTSHQLSVSAAAAPAAPAKTRPQSGNLLQSPESGYGGRQHGPRQLSVKDNTAPGLPHQQSSVRENQSPQGTTGQSTQQSPQQQSQQQQQHLLKPTMSKQGSQTPSTLNPPTPANERTVAWVSNMPHLSADIESSRIDREDFKLKEYSKSMDESRMDRVREYEDEINCLKERLVMSHKKLEEYERRLLTQEQQTNKILLQYQNRLEDSERRLRQQQQEKDSQIKGIISRLMAVEDEIRGGPVIEPKTRIFPDQEDQLSSLGSADPGVKTEGGGGGGGQRGGAVTNHQGLRVSSSGISSDSSPHNGVLPQTVDPPSLPAPHQHPSQNGELRGNQTSSPMTTSRATGTTATTGIAEERGVGQTQH